A genomic region of Alligator mississippiensis isolate rAllMis1 chromosome 4, rAllMis1, whole genome shotgun sequence contains the following coding sequences:
- the LOC106737367 gene encoding heat shock protein 30D: MSSLLQPSPANIFEQMASDLQRQVEAMDRLSHAVFHAQPLLWLEPAGQGEPRQDGVAQAGVTEQEPEFGGRQDKKFELRMDVAGFSPEELTVRQEGRKVTVTGRREKQSPGEDGGSFQEYLELHREMLLPTGLDVEAVTCSLCSDGQLRIEAPRLALQRAEGKAIPISVQAGEGATQGDTAAKEEKELGREEESGSQET; this comes from the coding sequence atgAGCAGCCTTCTGCAGCCATCGCCAGCCAACATCTTTGAACAGATGGCGAGTGACCTGCAGCGGCAGGTGGAGGCGATGGACAGGCTGAGCCATGCTGTCTTCCACGCCCAGCCACTCCTGTGGTTGGAGCCTGCGGGCCAAGGGGAGCCAAGGCAGGATGGAGTGGCCCAGGCTGGGGTCACAGAGCAGGAGCCGGAGTTTGGGGGTCGGCAGGACAAGAAGTTCGAGCTGCGCATGGATGTGGCCGGCTTCTCCCCGGAGGAGCTGACAGtgaggcaggagggcaggaaggTGACAGTGACAGGGAGGCGTGAGAAGCAAAGCCCTGGAGAGGATGGAGGCAGCTTCCAGGAGTACCTGGAGCTGCACAGGGAAATGTTGCTCCCCACAGGCCTGGACGTGGAGGCTGTGACCTGCTCCCTGTGCTCGGATGGACAGCTCCGCATTGAGGCACCGCGCCTGGCCCTGCAGCGCGCAGAGGGGAAAGCCATTCCCATCAGCGTCCAGGCGGGAGAGGGAGCCACACAAGGAGACACTGCCgccaaggaggagaaggagctgggaagggaggaggaaagtgGCAGCCAGGAGACCTGA